The region AAATTCATTTGGATTAAAAAACATTTTAGAACTATTTGAATAATAAGTATTTTGACCAGTATTGACTATAGAATAAGTTGGCTTCTCAAAAGAGAAACCAACAACTGAAAAAGTTAAAAAAAGTGTTGTAGAAGAAATTAATTGTTTGTTCATGCTAATCCTTTTTGATTGAAACTGAACAATTATAAAATCAAAAATTTAACTAGAGTTAAATATAAAGTAAATTAACTACCTAACTTGCAATATCTAAAGTATTTGGCAGGTTATGTCTAATATTTCTCTTTTTTACATAATTATTTAAACCTATATGATTATTATATCCTAGTAGTTTTGCAATTTTTCTAACTGATAAACCAACAGCTAAAAGTTCTTCAATCTTATCTCTTTGTTTATCAAACTTAGATTTTTGAATAGTACCTTTTGGTTTTCCTAAAACTTCGCCTTTTAACTTTTTAGCAGTTAAAGCTTCTTTTGTTCTTAAACTCATTAACTCTTTTTCTAATCCGATTGTCATAGAAATTACACCAAGAATCATCTGAGTTAACATGTCTTTATCATCAACTAAATCCAAGTTTTGTTTTACAACAACTATTCTAATTTTATTTGAAAGTAAAAATTTAACTATCTCTAAAATAGTTTCAATTGTTCTTCCAAAAACATTTAAATCATAAACTAAAAGAGTAGAAGATGATTGACAGTTTTTTAGAAAATCTAAGATATTTCTTTCATCGTCTGGAGTATTTATTTGTACTTCAATTGCTTGATAAATAGAGAAATTATTCTTATTTATATAAGTCTCTAAACCTTTCTTTTGTTCTTTTGTATAGACCTCGTTATTATTATTTACTCTAACAAAACTAAAAATTTTAGACATGATTATTCCTTAGACAAAAAGTTTAATTATATATTTAATAATAAACAATATGTTTAAATAAAAATATATAAATGTTATACAAAATGATAATACATATTGACTTAACTTTTACTTAATTTTAAGTTTTCACAGTCTCTTTTTATTATTATTTATAAGATTCTTTCTTTCTGATTTGAAAATAAAGTGATTTTTAGCTAATATCTATCTCTTATTAAACATCATAAAGGTTTTAAAAATTGAAATTAGTTGTTGCTATTACAGGGGCTAGTGGTGCGAGGCTTGGGTTAAAATTTGTTGAAAATTTACCAAAAGAAATTGAAGCATTTATTATAGTTTCAAAAAGTGCTAAAAAATCACTAAAACTTGAAGAAAATCTTGATATTAACAAGGTATTAAAAAAAAGAGAAAATACCTATGTATTTAAAGAATCTCAAATAGAAGCACCTATTTCATCGGGTTCTTTTAAAACTGATAAAATGATAATTCTTCCTTGTTCAATGAATACCCTTGCTAAATGCGCAGTTGGTATTTCTGATAATCTAATTACTAGAGCTTTTACAGTTATGCTAAAAGAAAAAAGAGAAGTAGTACTAGCTCCTAGAGAGATGCCTTTATCTACCATTGCTTTAGAAAATATGTTAAAGCTTTCAAACTTAGGTATTACTATTGCACCTCCAACATTAGCCTATTATTCAGAACAAAGCTCTTTAGAGCAGATGGAAGATTTTCTAATTGGTAAGTGGTTTGATTTATTGAAAATAGAACATAATTTATATAAAAGATGGAAATAAAAATGGCAAAGAAAAAAAAAGATAAAGAAGTAATGGCATCTTATAAAAAAGCTATTTATAGTGGAACATTCGATCCTATTACTAACGGTCATATGGATATTATCACAAGGGCAGCAAAAATCTTTGATGAAGTAATAATTGCAGTAGCGAAAAGTGAGAGAAAAAGTCCAATGTTCTCCCATAAACAAAGAGTAGAATATGCAAAAGCTGCAACAAAGCATATAAAAGGTGTAAAAGTGATCGGATTTGATACTCTTCTAGTTGATTTAGCTACAGACTTAAAAGTAAATACAATTATAAGAGGGTTGCGTGCCGTATCTGATTTTGAATATGAGCTACAAATGGGATATGCAAACTCATCAATAAATGATGATATAGAAACACTTTACCTAATGCCAACACTTGAAAATGCATTTGTTTCATCAACAATTGTAAGAGAGATTATAAGATTTGATGGTAAGTTTTGTCATCTAGTTCCAGAAGAGGTTTTAAAATGTATGCAGTAATAGAAGGGGTTGATACGGCTGGAAAATCGACTCAATTAGATATTTTAAAAGAAAAATATCAAGAAGCTATTTTTACAAAAGAGCCAGGTGGTACAGAAATTGGATTAAAATTAAGAGAAATGGCTTTAAATGGTGAAGCAAAAAGTAAAGTAGCAGAGATGTTTTTATTTTTAGCAGATCGTGCAGAGCATATAGAAGAAGTAATTAAACCTAATGAAAACAGAATGGTTATTAGTGATAGAAGCGTTATTAGCGGTATTGCTTATGCATCTAATTTACCATTAGAAATAGTTACTACTTTAAATTTAATTGCTACAAGTAATATTCTTCCATCACATATTATTTTGCTTGAATTAACACCAGAAGAATTAACAAAAAGATTAGCAGGAAAATCTAATGATTCTATTGAATCTAGGGGGATAGACTACCTAATTGATATTCAAAACAGAATGAAAAAAACAATTGAAATGTTAAATTTAAATTATATATATATTGATGCTAGTTTAAGTATAGAAGAAATTGCACAAAAAATTGAGGAATTTATTAATGAGTAAACAAAATATTCAAAGCCTTAGGGGTATGAATGATATTTTAGGAGACAATAGCGAATTATTTACATATTTTATTGATAATGCTTCTAGAATCGCTAAAAACTATGGTTTTAGCTATTTAGAAACACCCATACTAGAAGAAACAGCACTTTTTAAAAGAAGTGTAGGAGAAAGTTCTGATATTGTAAATAAAGAGATGTATCAATTTATTGATAAAGGTGAAAATGACGTATGTTTAAGACCTGAAGGTACAGCAGGAGTTGTAAGAAGTTTTGTTCAAAATAAATTTGATAGAGCGGGCGGAACATATAGATGGTTTTACTATGGACCAATGTTTAGATATGAAAGACCTCAAAAAGGAAGACTAAGAGAATTCCATCAATTTGGTGCAGAAGTTTTTGGTGTAAGTTCAGTTTATGAAGATGCAAATATCATTATGATGTTAAAAGATATATTAGATTTTTTCAAAATTGGATTCAATCTTCAACTAAATTCTTTAGGATGTCCTGATTGTATGCCAATGTATAGAGATAATCTAGTTAAGCATTTAACAAGTTTTAAAGATGAGCTTTGTGAAGACTGTAATAGACGTATAGAAACAAATCCTATAAGAGTTTTAGATTGTAAAAATGAAAACTGTCAAAAACTGTTATACAATGCTCCAAAAATCACAAACAATCTTTGTGAAAGATGTGATACTGATTTTGAAAAACTGAAAAAAATTTTAGACTTTAATGGTATTGAATATGAAATAGATACAAATTTAGTAAGAGGATTAGATTACTATTCACAAACTGCTTTTGAATTTACTTCATCAGAGATTGGAGCTCAAAGTGCAATTGCTGGTGGGGGTAGATATGACAGATTAGTTGAATTTTTAGGTGGAAGACCAACACCTGGAATTGGATTTGCAATTGGTATTGAAAGACTACTTGAATTAGTTAAAATAAATGAATCAAATGAAGATATAATTTATTTAGGAGCTATGAGTGATGAAGCTTTAAATACATTAACAAAAGTAGCTAGTTCGAAAAGAGGGACAACTAAAACTTTAATCGAATATACTCCAAGAGGATTTGGTAAACACTTTAAATTAGCAGAAAAACAAGGAGCAACTATTGTGGCACTTGTGGGAGAAAATGAATTAAAAGATGGAACAATTTATACAAAGAATCTTAAAACTAGTGTAGAAAGTACAATAAAACTAGAGGACTTTTAATATTGGAAAATTATGGTATTGATATATGGGCAGATGATAATTTTATTATCGAAGATGGTGTAGTTAAACTAAACTATGCATCTAACCCTGCTCTTATTAATATGGTTAAAGAGATTAGAGAAAAAGATTTTAAAGGACCCTTACTATTTAGATTTCCACATCTTATACAAAAACAAATAGACAAACTATACTCTTTATACGATAATGCGATAAATGAGTATGAATACAAAGGGAAATTTAATGCAGTTTTTCCTTTAAAAGTAAATCAGCTTCCAAATTTTTTAAAACCTCTTCTAAAAGCAGGTGAAAAATATAATTACGGATTAGAGGCAGGAAGTAAAGCTGAACTATTTCTTGCTATGACTTACAACAAAATTGGTGCTCCTATAACTATAAATGGATTTAAAGATAAAGAGATGGTTCATTTAGCTTTTATTGCACGAAAGATGGGGCATGACATTACAGTAATCATTGAAGGGTTAAATGAACTAGAAATGATTCTGGAAGTAGAAAAAGAGACAAGTCTTCCAACTCCAAATGTAGGTCTTAGAGTAAGACTTTTTAATTCAGGAAGTGGCGCTTGGGCAAAGTCTGGGGGAATTGATTCAAAATTTGGATTGAGTTCAACTGAGATTCTAGAAGCCTTTGAAATGTTAGAAGAGAATAATCTAATAAATATTTTAACAATGATTCACTTTCATATTGGCTCAGCTATGAATAGTATTAAGCCTTTAAAAAATGCTCTTAAAGAATCTGGACATATATATGCTGAGCTTAAAAATTTAGGTGCAGATAATTTAAGTGCTATAAATATTGGTGGAGGAATGGCTGTAGAGTATTCACAGTTTCAAAGAACTACACAATATAACCTACAAGAGTTTGCAAATGATGTAA is a window of Arcobacter sp. LA11 DNA encoding:
- a CDS encoding recombinase family protein, with the protein product MSKIFSFVRVNNNNEVYTKEQKKGLETYINKNNFSIYQAIEVQINTPDDERNILDFLKNCQSSSTLLVYDLNVFGRTIETILEIVKFLLSNKIRIVVVKQNLDLVDDKDMLTQMILGVISMTIGLEKELMSLRTKEALTAKKLKGEVLGKPKGTIQKSKFDKQRDKIEELLAVGLSVRKIAKLLGYNNHIGLNNYVKKRNIRHNLPNTLDIAS
- a CDS encoding UbiX family flavin prenyltransferase; this encodes MKLVVAITGASGARLGLKFVENLPKEIEAFIIVSKSAKKSLKLEENLDINKVLKKRENTYVFKESQIEAPISSGSFKTDKMIILPCSMNTLAKCAVGISDNLITRAFTVMLKEKREVVLAPREMPLSTIALENMLKLSNLGITIAPPTLAYYSEQSSLEQMEDFLIGKWFDLLKIEHNLYKRWK
- the tmk gene encoding dTMP kinase, whose amino-acid sequence is MYAVIEGVDTAGKSTQLDILKEKYQEAIFTKEPGGTEIGLKLREMALNGEAKSKVAEMFLFLADRAEHIEEVIKPNENRMVISDRSVISGIAYASNLPLEIVTTLNLIATSNILPSHIILLELTPEELTKRLAGKSNDSIESRGIDYLIDIQNRMKKTIEMLNLNYIYIDASLSIEEIAQKIEEFINE
- the coaD gene encoding pantetheine-phosphate adenylyltransferase, which produces MASYKKAIYSGTFDPITNGHMDIITRAAKIFDEVIIAVAKSERKSPMFSHKQRVEYAKAATKHIKGVKVIGFDTLLVDLATDLKVNTIIRGLRAVSDFEYELQMGYANSSINDDIETLYLMPTLENAFVSSTIVREIIRFDGKFCHLVPEEVLKCMQ
- the hisS gene encoding histidine--tRNA ligase; translated protein: MSKQNIQSLRGMNDILGDNSELFTYFIDNASRIAKNYGFSYLETPILEETALFKRSVGESSDIVNKEMYQFIDKGENDVCLRPEGTAGVVRSFVQNKFDRAGGTYRWFYYGPMFRYERPQKGRLREFHQFGAEVFGVSSVYEDANIIMMLKDILDFFKIGFNLQLNSLGCPDCMPMYRDNLVKHLTSFKDELCEDCNRRIETNPIRVLDCKNENCQKLLYNAPKITNNLCERCDTDFEKLKKILDFNGIEYEIDTNLVRGLDYYSQTAFEFTSSEIGAQSAIAGGGRYDRLVEFLGGRPTPGIGFAIGIERLLELVKINESNEDIIYLGAMSDEALNTLTKVASSKRGTTKTLIEYTPRGFGKHFKLAEKQGATIVALVGENELKDGTIYTKNLKTSVESTIKLEDF